The following DNA comes from Peribacillus sp. FSL E2-0218.
ATTCTTCAATGAATAGGGAAATTTCCTGTCCAGGGTGAATGTATGTCGAATATTCATCGACAATTTGGTCATTTTCAATGACCACCCCAGCAAATTGAATAATTCTATCCCCTTTTTTTGGAGAATTCCCTGTTGTTTCCAAATCGACCACTACATATCGTTGCGTCATCAATGTACACCTCAAACTTTGCTTTCTCCACTTCCTGATGGAATTCTCTTATCTTTTTTATACCATAATAATCACAATAAAGGAAACAAGCCGTTCATTCCGTTTATGGAATGACTTATTTCCATTGAAAAAGGCCGGTCCATATGCACATATGGACCAGCCTTTCGCTTACATGATTGTAGCTGCAGGTTCGTTGGAGATCAATTCGATTATTTTGTTTTCTTCATTCATGATCGCTACCTTTGGCTTGTGGTCTTTAAGCTTCTCTTCAGCGACCAGGACATAAGATAGGATGATCACGATATCATCCGGCTGGACAAGTCTTGCTGCAGCCCCGTTCAAGCAAACGACACCACTTCCCCTTTCGCCCGCAATTACGTATGTTTCAAGTCTTGCTCCATTGTTATTATTCACGATGGCAACCTTTTCATTAGGGAGGATCCCTACCGCATCAATGATATCTTCATCGATTGTAATGCTGCCTACATAATTCAAATTCGCTTCGGTCACCCTTGCACGGTGGATTTTCCCATTCATCATCGTTCGAAACATTCAAATTCCCCCTGAAAAATCATGATTTATTTAATGTTAATCGTAATATTATCAATAAGCCGAGCATGCTTGAATTTAACGGCAAGTGCAAGGATGATGTTTCCCGAAAGCGTTTCAAGCGGTTTAAGCGCCGGATATTGATAGATCTCAATATAGTCGATCAATCCATGCGTGTGGGCTTCGATATGCTTCCTTACCAGTGCCGTGACAGCTGCAGCATTCCTTTCACCTGAATCAATGGCCTCCGCCGCTTTCAATAAGCTTTGATTCAACTCTTTAGCTTCCATGCGCTCCCCATCTGAAAGATAGACATTTCTCGAGCTTTTCGCCAAACCGTCTTCTTCACGAACGGTATCTACGGCGACAAGCTCTATCGGGAAATTAAAATCCTTGATCAAACCATCTATCACCGCGACTTGCTGGGCATCCTTCTTGCCGAAGTAGGCTCGATCGGGAAGGATGATATTGAAAAACTTCGTTAGGACTGTCGCCACCCCATCGAAATGGCCTGGTCTTTTCCTGCCGCAAAGGCAATCCGTCCTGCTTTGGACCACTACCTTCACCGAAGGTTCCTCACCGTACATCTCCTGGACGGTAGGATAGAAGAGATAATCCACACCTGCATTCGCAGCAACGTTTTCATCACGTTCCAAATCACGCGGATATGTTTCAAAGTCCTCATTCGGCCCAAATTGCAAAGGATTGACGAATATACTTAAAACGACGATATCATTTTCTTTCCTTGCCTTTTCCATAAGGGTGGCATGCCCTTCATGTAAGTACCCCATCGTCGCTACATAGCCGATACTTTTCTGGTTGCTTTTTTGTTCGCGGAGCACCTGCTGCAATTCCCCTGCTGATGTAAAAGTTCTCATCTTTTCCCTCCGTAAAGCTCTGTAAGCTCCTCTTCCTTCATCGTAAATGTATGTTCTTGGGACGGGAATTGATTCGCTTTCACTTCAGCGACATAGTTTGTTAGCGATTGCCCTATGAGTTCATTCGCATCTCCGTATACTTTGACGAATTTGGCCACTCGATCAACGCCATATTTGATCACGTCATGATAGACGAGAACCTGGCCATCCGTATCTGCACCTGCTCCAATCCCGATGGTCGGTATTCCCAAGTGATGCGTGACCAGCTCCCCCACTTGATATGGTACACATTCAAATACTATTGCCATTGCCCCCGCAGCTTCACACCTCTTTGCGTCCTCCACAAGCTGTGCAGCAGCTTCGGCGTCTTTTCCTTGTACTTTGTATCCCCCTAGCACCCCCACCGATTGAGGGGTCAAGCCAAGATGGGCTACAACCGGGATGCCTGCCTTCGTCAACGCGGCTATTTTTTCAACGACTTCATCTGCCCCTTCAAGCTTCACGGCATCCGCATGACCTTCCTGCATGATTCGAGCTGCATTCTTGAGTGTTTCATCCATTGAAAGATGATAGCTCATGAAGGGCATATCCGTAACGACAAAAGTATTCGGCGCCCCGCGTTTTACGGCCTTGGTGTGATGAATCATATCATTCACCGTTACAGGAATCGTCGACTCATATCCCAATACGACCATTCCTAAAGAATCGCCCACCAATATCATATCCACTCCTGCTTGTTCGGCTAATTTTGCGGATGGGTAATCATAAGCCGTCAGCATGACGATCTTCTCTTGATTTAGTTTCATTTTCAAAAAATCTCCGGACAATTTCATTATGTTTCCTCCTTTTTGATGGAGGAGATGAAAACATCAGTGTAAGTGAACTGGTGCCTCTACATTCATACGCAAAAAAAAGACTGACTAAAAAAGGTATCTGTTACGCGCGAAAAATAGCAAAAAAAGCCACATTTCGTTCAATAAACAGCACTTATCTTTTAGGCAATCCTTTTGTTCCATCAGAAGTTTCATCCCTCCGTCCCCGTCCAATAATCTGGATCAAGGCAGATTTTCAAATAATTTGGCATTTATGGGGGTGCAGTTCACATAAGATACTGCCCACTTGCATTATATCAAGCAAAAATCAAAAATTCTATTTTTTTTTGTGGATTTGACAAAAATCTACTGAATTTCAATGTCTGCCGAATAAATCGAATGAACGGTTCCTTTTTCATCCTCAAGGAGCAACACACCGGCATCGGTTATGCCCAATGCTTTTCCGACGATCGTATCGTTGACGGTGCTGGCCCTGATAACCTGTCCAAGGCTGATCGCATAACTTTCCCACAGATCCTTTATCGGCTTGAAGCCTTCCTCCAGGTAGAGATCATATAAATGTTCCAAGCGCAATAATGCACGCTGAATGACCGTCGACCTTGAAATCAGTTCTCCGCTTTCTATGAAAAGCGAAGAAGCCTTTTCCTGCAGCTCTTCGGGAAAGTCTTCCAATTGCTGATTAATATTCATTCCAATTCCGATGATGACAGAATGAATCCTATCCGATTCCGCCTGCATTTCGGTCAGGATGCCCACTACTTTCTTGCGATTCACCAAAATGTCATTCGGCCATTTTATTTGCGGTTTCAAATCAGTCGTATCCTCTATGGCCTGAGCCACGGCAACCGCTGCCAACAAGGTCAACTGCGGAGCCTCATGAACCGGGATCTTCGGCCTTAAGATGAGGCTCATCCATATGCCGCTGAATTTTGGTGAATGCCAAGATCTCATCAATCTTCCTTTCCCTGATATCTGTTCCTCGGCAACGACCAATGTCCCTTCCTGAACACCTTCATTTGCAAGTTGATGGGCAATTTTCTGTGTGGATTCCACCGTCTCCTGATAGTGAATCATCTTGCCGATCGTCGTTGTTTCCAAGCCAAGCTGTATTTCGCTTTCGGACACTTTTTCTGGTGCCGATATGATCCGATAGCCTTTTTTTCTAATCGCCTCGACGCGATATCCTTCACTGCGCAGATCTTCGATATGCTTCCATACCGCTGTTCGTGAACAGCCAATATATTCGGCAATTTCCTGCCCTGATATAAATGCACCATCCGCCTTTGAAAGGGCTTCCATCAGCTTTGTTCTTAACTCAGATTGCATTTCACGAGCCACCTCATTATTTCTTCTTTATCATTTCTTAATTCTCCATCCAAGACCGCCTTCACGATCATTTCCAGGTATGCTTTGACCCAAGGTCCTGGTTTTTCTTGACGCCAATTCACTAAATCCGTCCCCGTTACGTCAAGTTCGGACATCGTTTTGATAGTCAGTGCCTCGTACTGATGTTGGCCGCTTTCCTCCGCCTCGATGACATTCCCCCCCGTCAGGGAAGCTTTGACCTTGGCCGCCTGTACAGTCAAGTCATGCCCGGCTTGGAATACCTCAAAGGATGATTTTTCAAAAGACGGTTCCTGCTTTATCAGCTGTACAATCCGTTGGATGTTTCGGATCGTTTTCAATGGCAGTTTCCATGCCCTTAACGCCGCTTCCATTTCGTCATCCTTTGTCTCGACTATGATCACGGACCATAACTCTGCCGCTTTTAAATGATGAAGCGGCAGGTTCAGTACATTCTTTAAATGGTCCTTCTTATCCGAGAGCTGGGGCAGGTATTGATATAATCCGCTTTCCAACAAAAGGGCGATTGCCCTCTTCTTATATGTGCCGGCCATTAACTTCTCGAATTCGACTAGAATCCTTTCGACTGCAATCTTGCCAATGATGGGGGCATTCACTTGAAGCGAGTGGAAAGTGTCGTGATCCAGTTCAAAACCAAGCTGGCTGACGAACCTTAATGCGCGCATCATCCTCAAGGCATCCTCATGAAATCGTTCATGCGGGTTACCGACCGTAATGATCCTTTGCTCTGAAAGATCACGCCTCCCATTGAAAGGATCGATGATATTTCCGCCTTTATCCATGGCGATTGCATTCATCGTAAAATCCCTTCTTTGTAAATCCTCCGTCAAAGAGCGGACAAATTGGACGGAATCCGGTCTGCGGAAGTCCGAATAACCGCCTTCCGTTCTAAATGTTGTAATTTCATATGTACCTGACGGCGTAATGGCGAGCACCGTACCGTGATCAATCCCGATATCCGCCGTATTGGAAAACACCTCTTTTATTTCCAGCGGGGTCGCGGAAGTGGCGATGTCCACATCATTAATTGCACGGCCTAGAATATAATCCCTTACAGAGCCACCAACGAAATACGCCTCGAATCCTGCTTGTTCAATCTTTTCAAGAATGGGCACCGATTTTAAGAATAATTCGTCCATCAGCATCCCCTCCCTATTTGATGGTTTTAGCTTCTAAAGCTTCCAGGTAAATGGCTTCATATTGCGACATGATCGTATCTGAATGAAAATCGGTATTGGCCCTTTCCAGTGCAGCCTCAGAAAAACGTTCATGCAGGGCGGAATCACTTAATAGACCGACCGCTTTTTCGGCCACCGTCGCGACATCTCCCAAATCACAAATATAACCGGTCTCCCCATCAACGATGACCTCCGGAATGCCGCCAATATCCGTTCCGATACAAGGAACTCCGCATGCCATCGCTTCTAAAAGCACCAGGCCGAAGCTTTCTTTTTCCGATAACAGGTAAAGCAAATCACTGATTGAATATAATTCGGCGAGGTTATCCTGTTTTCCAAGGAATAGGACCGATTCATCGATTCCAAGATCTTTCGCCAAGGCCAATACGGTTGTCACTTCCGGTCCATCCCCAACGAGGAGAAGCTTGGCAGGGATTTTCTTTTGAGTTAAATAAAACGCCTGGATGACGTCCTTCACACGCTTGACGGAACGGAAATTAGAAACATGGATGATCACTTTTTCGTCATTCTTGATCCCGTATTCGTCCTTCAGGTAATCTGAATTTGC
Coding sequences within:
- the panD gene encoding aspartate 1-decarboxylase, yielding MFRTMMNGKIHRARVTEANLNYVGSITIDEDIIDAVGILPNEKVAIVNNNNGARLETYVIAGERGSGVVCLNGAAARLVQPDDIVIILSYVLVAEEKLKDHKPKVAIMNEENKIIELISNEPAATIM
- the panC gene encoding pantoate--beta-alanine ligase: MRTFTSAGELQQVLREQKSNQKSIGYVATMGYLHEGHATLMEKARKENDIVVLSIFVNPLQFGPNEDFETYPRDLERDENVAANAGVDYLFYPTVQEMYGEEPSVKVVVQSRTDCLCGRKRPGHFDGVATVLTKFFNIILPDRAYFGKKDAQQVAVIDGLIKDFNFPIELVAVDTVREEDGLAKSSRNVYLSDGERMEAKELNQSLLKAAEAIDSGERNAAAVTALVRKHIEAHTHGLIDYIEIYQYPALKPLETLSGNIILALAVKFKHARLIDNITINIK
- the panB gene encoding 3-methyl-2-oxobutanoate hydroxymethyltransferase codes for the protein MKLSGDFLKMKLNQEKIVMLTAYDYPSAKLAEQAGVDMILVGDSLGMVVLGYESTIPVTVNDMIHHTKAVKRGAPNTFVVTDMPFMSYHLSMDETLKNAARIMQEGHADAVKLEGADEVVEKIAALTKAGIPVVAHLGLTPQSVGVLGGYKVQGKDAEAAAQLVEDAKRCEAAGAMAIVFECVPYQVGELVTHHLGIPTIGIGAGADTDGQVLVYHDVIKYGVDRVAKFVKVYGDANELIGQSLTNYVAEVKANQFPSQEHTFTMKEEELTELYGGKR
- a CDS encoding biotin--[acetyl-CoA-carboxylase] ligase: MQSELRTKLMEALSKADGAFISGQEIAEYIGCSRTAVWKHIEDLRSEGYRVEAIRKKGYRIISAPEKVSESEIQLGLETTTIGKMIHYQETVESTQKIAHQLANEGVQEGTLVVAEEQISGKGRLMRSWHSPKFSGIWMSLILRPKIPVHEAPQLTLLAAVAVAQAIEDTTDLKPQIKWPNDILVNRKKVVGILTEMQAESDRIHSVIIGIGMNINQQLEDFPEELQEKASSLFIESGELISRSTVIQRALLRLEHLYDLYLEEGFKPIKDLWESYAISLGQVIRASTVNDTIVGKALGITDAGVLLLEDEKGTVHSIYSADIEIQ
- a CDS encoding CCA tRNA nucleotidyltransferase, encoding MDELFLKSVPILEKIEQAGFEAYFVGGSVRDYILGRAINDVDIATSATPLEIKEVFSNTADIGIDHGTVLAITPSGTYEITTFRTEGGYSDFRRPDSVQFVRSLTEDLQRRDFTMNAIAMDKGGNIIDPFNGRRDLSEQRIITVGNPHERFHEDALRMMRALRFVSQLGFELDHDTFHSLQVNAPIIGKIAVERILVEFEKLMAGTYKKRAIALLLESGLYQYLPQLSDKKDHLKNVLNLPLHHLKAAELWSVIIVETKDDEMEAALRAWKLPLKTIRNIQRIVQLIKQEPSFEKSSFEVFQAGHDLTVQAAKVKASLTGGNVIEAEESGQHQYEALTIKTMSELDVTGTDLVNWRQEKPGPWVKAYLEMIVKAVLDGELRNDKEEIMRWLVKCNLS
- the bshA gene encoding N-acetyl-alpha-D-glucosaminyl L-malate synthase BshA, with the protein product MKLKIGITCYPTVGGSGVVATELGKMLAEKGHEIHFISSSLPFRLNKMYHNIYYHQVEVNSYSVFQYPPYDLALASKLAEVVKREKLDILHVHYAIPHAVCAILAKQMSGNEVKIVTTLHGTDITVLGHDPSLTNLIKFGIEQSDVVTGVSNSLVQQTYDLIAPDKEIKTVYNFIDERDYHKANSDYLKDEYGIKNDEKVIIHVSNFRSVKRVKDVIQAFYLTQKKIPAKLLLVGDGPEVTTVLALAKDLGIDESVLFLGKQDNLAELYSISDLLYLLSEKESFGLVLLEAMACGVPCIGTDIGGIPEVIVDGETGYICDLGDVATVAEKAVGLLSDSALHERFSEAALERANTDFHSDTIMSQYEAIYLEALEAKTIK